In Oncorhynchus gorbuscha isolate QuinsamMale2020 ecotype Even-year linkage group LG26, OgorEven_v1.0, whole genome shotgun sequence, the DNA window CTGCTAGTGTGTTAGCCTTGTCCCGTACTCTATGTGCGGTAGCCAACTCTTCCGTTGGTCAATGTCATGCCACACAGTATGAGACGAGGCTAGTGTAATACAAGGAAGCGAAACCTCTACTGCAGTTGTTCTATAGCGATAAGTCTCACCCGTATGTTTTCACATTAAAAACAGTCCCCAATTTGATGCAGCACCTGGTAATGTGAACTTCCAGTGTACTGAGGTGTATCCGTATGTGATGTCATGTTTCATTGTGTTTTCCTAACTATTGGACCGATAACGTTACATGGATCAACAAGATTGAACACATTCTGAAATCGATCGTGTTTTACACGCGCCTCTCGTCGCATCTTATTCCCTTCCTTGTTATTTTTGTCTTGTGTGTGTCGACTGTGTTTTTGGTTCTGTAGGTTGGTAAGCTGCTGATGGAGAATGCAGAGCTGGTGCTGCAGTCTGACCACATGATGTCCAGGGCTTCTACCATCCAGGCCAGGTCAGTAGTGTTTGGGACATTCTAGGTCAGGCCTAGAATACTATACGAATACAGTAACACATACACCCTCATAGTATTTATTATCATCATATCTAAAGAAAACAATGCTATACCATAGCAGTCCTGGAAAAATCCATCAAATCCTACTCCTACCAATTTCAGCCTATAACACTTTAAATGCACCTCTTGAATAACAATCAGATATTTCATTTTCCCCTGCAGCGATACTTTATAATCACTTCTCTACTGTAGCAGCAGTGCAGCCCACACTTTGTTGTAACTCGGCTAGTTCCCACTGCTGCTCAACAACCTGCATACAAATCGCAGCCCGGCTGTGTTGTGCCTCGTCAGCACTTTCCCCATCGGTATTGATGCGGAGTGACACACCAGTCCCTCTGCTACTGCCAGAGAGCTgcgtgccaaatggcaccctacttctTATTTAGAGCACCACTTTTGACCGGGGTGCATAAGGGTGCCCATTGagtgtggtcaaaagtagtgcactgaatgggggatagggtgtcatttgggatgcagacggATATCCATTAACCCCTGAAGGGCAAGGGAGGGCAACAGCATGCAGACAGCTATGAGCTATGAATACACACCTCCTCTATTTATATATTGTATCCTGCTGGCCTTACCTGGGCCACTGTCACAATGTTGTCTGCAACTCTGTGTCACAAGGTTTATATTGTGTTTCAAATATATATGTATGGCTTGTATACTTGTTGACATTTTACTGCATCATTAGgtgctagtaacataagcatttcacagcACCCGCTATAACACCTGCTAAACCGTTGTACGTGACccatacactttgatttgatgtgcGTGACTGTGACTTTAGCATGCTGGGAAGTGAGGACTATTGCAACTACTGAATGACTGTTGCAAGATTTTTTTTTTCGTACTGTATGATAAGGTCTTTTACATGATTATGTCAGAGCTGGTGAAGGCTCATTAAAACACATGGGAGCAGAGATGGCAGTGTGCAGTCTATTTACCTTTACCTGAAAACACTTCTATATCTTAAAACGTCTTACTGCAGTGGGCTacatcagggtcacacagagtgattcttggCGGTCTTAAACAAatatactttgaaacaaaagtacacacctcacacacatggttatgggcttaaaaacagaagacacctgtaccatgtcagatatagagtttgCATCCCACTGTTACACTTTATATAGAGTACATCACAGAAGACCGAATTATGACAcaaccgtttgacatagaaacaccataGTTCCGTCATAAATAAATACAAGCATCTTTGTTAATTATGAAATGATGAAAagtatgaataacattccacccgtGAGGCCAACGAGGGTGTTTTCAGTAGCCTTACGTTGAAAAACATTTCCCTATGTAACGCCCACCACCTCTTGGTAAAGTATAGGCCTATAGCTGCTTTGCGAAGACCACTGTGGTCAAGGCTAAATACAAGTCAATAACaccgactgaaacatggaaacaGGGACTACCTGTCCAgtaagaaacaacaacaacaacaaaatgtgttcTTCGATTTCATTAGATTTTTTCCCCCATTGagtctaatgaacacaacccggTTGATGTGAAGAGATGTGTCGTGTGTCCTGTCATAGATGTGAGGCggaagagaggcggaccaaatgTCTGGAGCAACAGGTGGCTCTGCTGAGGGAGAACCAGATGAGGGTGGAGCAAACCAACGTGCAGCTGGAGGCGGAGCTACACCACTCCATGACAGAGGTGCAGGACATGCACCAGGACTATGCGGTACGGTCTTGTGCCAGTGTCCGTGTGCATGTTGCAAGGGTCTGTACGGTTGCGGACAGCTGCTTTTGTTCAGTAAAGACATCCGTTAAAAgaaggttgaataaatactgtGACATTCGTTTGTAAGAAAGAGttaactttaggctatttactgtaaaCGTCCTATTGAATTGTGTTGGGTTGCATCAAAAATATCGACATTTAAAGGAGATGCATCTACTGCTTGTATAGttccatctgagccactggcttaatccCATTCTTCAACTTGTAGTTGTGGTTGAGTTGGAGACATGAATCCAACACATCATTTGTTAACATGTCGACAGGTTAATAGGCTATTTATTGTATTTGGTatacaaccaaatatcaacatttgaaggagatttaTCTCTTGCTTAGATAGTTCCAGCTGTGCCACTGACTTTAATTCCAGTTTATCTCcaaattaataattgatatgttgaTGAAACATCtgcatctcaaccaaaaatcgaagttaaagaataggactgaTTCAAAACAAACGTTGATGAATGGGCATTTCaagtttgttttcttttgtttcaGTCCAATTCTTTAACTTCGATTTCTGTTTGAGATGCagacatgaatccaacatatcaatgattaatttgtagacaaaaaGGAATAaaagtcagactaagtcagtaGCAGAGAtgaaactatccaagcagaagatacatctccttcaaatgtcgatatttggttgcgttgacaaccaaaAGCATTCCAATATCACTAAATATCATTACAATTGAAGTCAACCAGAGATTGAAGCCATCTGCCTATTTCATTGTCTATTTTTCCAGTTCTGGGTTGAATTGAAATAATAACCATTTTTTTCTGATACTGGATATAACGTTGAAGATCTGACATTGTTTTAAAGTTACAAATTGAACATGTGTTgtacaaggtttgtctatgttgaaatttggttaccatgatgacacAATCCTGTGGTTAAAgtttcaccctcaaaacaacagtttacgttgattacttttttcaaatccaatgtatttccCACGTAGATTCCACTTCACAATACATCAAAAAATgattgaaacaacgttgatttaaccagtttgtgcccagtgggaagtgaCTCTGGTAGGGGTTATTCAACTCTACGTCCTGTTCCAATTAGGAGGAAATTCATTTACTTTTTTACTGATCAGCAtccagtgtgtttgtacagtatatTCCACCTTTGATAATTCCCACTGTCTCGTTCTTTTTTGAATGTttatgtgcagagagagagagagagagagagagagagagagagagagagagagagagagagagagagagagagagagagagagagagaggcaggctacTGTAAAGAAAGAGCAGCGTCTCAGAACACCTTCTACTTATTATCCCATTAACCAGACACCTCTCCTATTGACCTCAGTGGAAAGGCTTGTTAGGTTTCACACCATCCTTTCCCTTTCAATGCATTCCTGTCATcctcccacccttctctctctctctttcactaacCATTTTTATTCCTGCTGACTAATACTCCCCTTCCCGTCCTCCACTCAGGTCTTTACGTGATCCAGctactctctcccacacacacacacgcacgcacgcacacacacacacacactgtcccagaCTCACAGGCTCAATAACAGACTCCCTCCCCTGCATTGCGTGTGTCTGATctcacactgttctctctctctctcttgctctctccctctgccctcgttctctctctgttcccttttCTCCTTCATTCTCAGGATCCATCGCCTctcgctgtcacacacacactcttgtatACTCTCTTACATGCAtatatctccctgtctctctctccctcttctctctacctctcactggtTGGCTCATTGTTCAGGCAGCCCGTGCTCTGCAGCAGCAGCGGGCCGACTCTCGTGATGCGCTGCTAGTGACGGCCACAGCGTGGGAGGAGGATGGCACAGGGATGGAGCTCTCCCAGCTCCTCGACCGAATCGGGACGCAGTGCGACCGCCTCAGCCTCACCGGCCTAAGTCGAGTCCCAGATGACCGACACCCCGGCCTGGCCGCCGGCCCAAATCAAGCTCCATGCTCCGCTGCCGGGCCTAGCCGTTTTGGAGCCAGACTCAGACCCCGGGCCCATGGAGGGTCTCTCCCACAGGTACGCAGTGTCCCACTGCCTTCGTCCCTCCGCATCTCTTCatttccttccatccatccatccatccctctctctgtctttcctttcATCCTCCCTTGGCTCCCTGccacctagtcacaccctgaccatagctCACCTCGGCTGTATCCAGGCAACGCAGACATGTGGTAAGATAAGAGGAGTTGGTTTAATTTTGATTTGTTGTACTGAATTAGGGTGTCGGAGCTCTGAGGTGGTCTGAGGTCCGAGGTGGgttgttcacctctctccctctttctctccttctctttctctctccttccctcttcatcctcatcaCACACCACTCCACATGCAGAAAGGTACCCGTGGACAATCCATTACCtccgaagaagaagaagagatccACTTTTACTGCGTTATTGAAACACTTTTACTGCGTTATTGAAACGTCGTGAACCACAACCACAGCATTGTAATACACCACTTGTAACGGGCCTCTCTGATCTGTTTACTGCTAAGTCCTTATAAGGCATCAGCTGAGGACGGTAACCTTTTCAGTCTTTGAAATAGGAGCATTTGGATTTCAGTTGAAAAGGAGAACTTGCAATTGGCACAGCTGTTGTTTTTGACATCACATCGGATGGGGACAGTATTACAGGCTTTGAAATAGTAGCATTTTGATTTCAGGGAATATGGTATGTTTAGCAAATGGGCTATAGCTTCCTCTCGTAGCTGTGTTGTTTTCAACAATAACGCAGCCCATCTAGTCAGTTTTGCTTATTGCCCATGAGATGATATTTCAGCTCATATTTCAGGTTTTGAAATAGGAGCATTTCAGTTTCAATTGAATATGGGGAATGGAATGAGTCACTCATCATGGCTGTCTTGTTTCCGTCTGGTCAGTTTTACCGTCTGGCTGCATCCCAATTGGCACCTTATTCCttggttagtgcactacttttgaccaggacccatagggctcccatagggctctggtctaaagtagtgcaatttttagggaatagggatccatttgggatgcagccagtgACTTTGATGTAACAGGCGTGATTAAGTACCTTGGCCCATGGCTGCAGGCAGGCAGCGACTGGTACTTCACCAGCATCTGCTCTACAGAATGACTTTGTTTGTTGCCCTCCTAGTTAGAGCCCCCTTATGTCAGAGTGGACTGGAGTCTGGAGTGGAATACAGCCCTGTTACAGCCTGGTTCCAAATCTGTCGGCGAAGCAGAGTTGGCTGaagcacatacagtgcattcggaaagaattcagaccccttgactttttccacattttgttacgttacagccttattctaaatgagattactttttaaaaatgtttttttttaaatcctcatcaatctacacacaataccccataatgacaaagtaaaaaaaggtttttagaaaatgatgcaaatgtattaaaaataaaaacagaaataccttatttaaataagtattcagaccctttgctatgagacttgaaattgagctcaggtgcatcctgtttccattgaacatccttgagatgtttctacaacttgattggagtccacctgtggtaaatacaattgattggacatgatttgaaaaggcacatatctgtctctataaggtcccacatttgacagtgcatgtcagagcaaaaaccaaaccatgagggcgaaagaattgtccgtagagctccgagacaggattgtgtcgaggcatagatctggggaagccagtcctcagtaaaaggcacatgaaagcccgcttggagtttgccaaaagatacctaaaggactctcagaccatgaaaccaagattgaactctttggcctgaatgccaagcatcaagtcttacatccctacagtgaagcatggtggtggcagcgtcatgttgtgggtatgtttttcagcggcagggactgggagactagtcaggaccgagggaaagatgaacagagcaaagtacagagatatccttgttgaaaacctactccagagtgctcaggacctcaaactggggcgaaggttcaccttccaacaagacaacaaccctaagcacacagccaagacaataaagtggcttcgggataagtctctgaatgtccttgagaggcccagccagagcctgaactTGAACCCGATTTAACATttctggagatacctgaaaatagctgtgcagcgacgctccccatccaacctgacagagcttgagaggatctgcagagaaaaatgggagaaactccccaaatacaggtgtgtcaagcttgtagcgtcatacccaagaagattcaaggTAATaaccgaaggtgcttcaacaaagtactcagtaaagggtctgaatagttaggTAAATGTCCTATTTTCAAAATTTCTAAGTCTAAAAAAACGGTTTTTGCTCTCTCATCATGGGGTATCGTGTGAAGATTGAGTAGGACATTTTTttgaatccatttcagaataggGCCTGAGTGgggatctgaatacttcccgaatgcactgtacatactgtatgagaCGAGGCTAACTAGCTATTACGTTATCCATCTTACTGTAAAATGACTGGTTTAGGTTAACATTTACAATAATTTCCCCTAATATGTTCTTGTTTACACGGTAATTACAGAGTAATATTATGATGTCCACAGGTTCGAGGAATCCATTGAGCACAAGTGTCAGTTTCATGTTTAACTAACAAACTTGATTCAACGTGTTTGTGCCCTGTGGGAATCTGTGGGGAAAATGATTACATGTAGATTTATAAAGGTGCGAAGCTTATTTACAATGTTTCATCAAGTTTAAGTCAAGGTTTAGAGTTGTTTTACTTTATGTACCTGCACAGAGTCCTCTGGCTCTGTGCCAATGTGTGAGGGTGCCAGTTTTTATGGGTGTGTATGGGTACCAGTTTTTCTGAGTGTGTGCGGGTGCCAatttgtatgagtgtgtgtgtgtgtccctgagtTCCATGTGAACTgttcctgtttgtgtgtgtgtcagcatctATCTCCATCAGAACTTTATTTCCGTGTACGTCCATgtgaatgatgtgtgtgtgtgggtaggtgcGTGCATGCGTACTTCCGTGCGCACGTgtaggtgcatgtgtgtgtgttatatgatctctttctctctcccccagctcaATACAGAAGAGGCAGCATGGGCCCAGGTGAACCTTGGAGGGACTGCCCTCAGGGAGGCGCGGGCAGAGCTGGCTGAGGCCAGGAAACAGTGGCACTGCCTGCAGGTGGAGATCGAATCCCTACATGCTctggtgagtacacacacacacacacatgcacagacacacacacacacaccactataagCTTAGCATTGCAGCAGACAAACACCCATGGATCAGTAAAGCGGATCAGTAGAGTATGGAGAACATTCATCTTGATTGATTCTGAAAGCACTATTGGGGATTATTTCACTCTTATACTCTTGCCTCTTCCCCCTCGACCccgtcccctctctctatctcttctgtTCCACCTTCTGTGTCATCCTCTCATCACCTTTTGTCCCTATCCAACTCTCCTCTAACAtattccctctttcccctctacactgtcctccctctccattgCTGTGCTCCAccttctccatcccctctctgctctctctcccctctccattttTACAATTATTTAATCTCTCTGATCCTgctatttcccctctctcctccatctcctctctcctccatctcctctcccctctctcctcccccctctctcctctctccatctcctctctattctcacctctctcctctcttctttctcctctaccctttcctccatctcttctcccctctctcctccatctcttctcccctctctcctcaatctcctctcccctctcctccatctcttctcccctctctctcctccatctcctctctcctctcccctctctcctccatctcctctctcctccatctccccctctctcctccatctcctctcccctctccctctctcctccatctcctctcccctctctcctctctccatctcctctctattctcacctctctcctctcttctttctcctctaccctttcctccatctcttctcccctctctcctccatctcttctcccctctctcctccatctcctctctcctctcccctctctcctccatctcctctctcctctcccctctctcctccatctcctctctcctctcccctctctcctccatctcctccatctccccttcatctcctctccactctctccatctcctctaccctctctcctctatcccctcttccctctcacctcttctatctcctctgtccactctctcccttttcatctgctctctctgtcccacaTCATTTTCTCctgtccaccctctctcctctctcctctctcccccgtcctTCCCTTCACCAGGAGAAAGGTCTGGAGAGTTCCCTCCACCACACCCAGCGTCAGTACTCCAGCCAGCTGCAGGGCCTGTCCCAGGTCATCCAAGGTCTGGAGGGCGAACTGGAGCAGGTGAGGGGCGGTCTGGCCACGCAGCGAGAGCGCCACGGCCAGCTGCTCAATACCAAGATGAGGCTGGAGAAAGAGATCGCCACCTACAGGCGCCTGCTGGAGCGCGAGGAGGGCAGGTGAGGAGGCTAACGGTCACAGACAGGGGCTATATGGGCCCTCAACAAAAATGTTGCACTAAAAATGAAATAGAATGCCATTTGGTACAGATCCTGGGGCAGATGTAGCAGAGGAGGTTTGGTGAACTACATGGTGACGAGTAACCTTCCCTGAGATTTGACATGTGTAACTGTAACCCCCAGAGCAAAAGGCTTTACTCTAGAATGGAGCAGCTGAGCGATTTCTGGTCAATTACAcagacataaactcagcaaaaaaagaaaagtccctttttcaggaccctgtctttcaaagataattcgtaaatattcaaataaccaacaaatcttcatgcttgttcaatgaaccataaacaattcatgaacatgcacctgtgtctttaagacactaacagcttacagacagtaggaaattaaggtcacagttatgaaaacttaggacactaaagaggcctttctactgactctgaaaaacacaaaaagaaagatgcccagggtccctactcatctgcgtgaatgtgccttaggcatgctgcaaggaggcattaggactgcagatgtggccagggcaataaattgcaatgtccatactgtgagacgcctaagacagcgctacagggagacaggacagacagctgatcgtccttgcagtggcagaccacgtgtaacaacacggGACAGGCACAGGACAGGCACAGGATGGCAACGGGACAGGCACAGGATGGCAACaataactgcccgagttacaccaggaacgcacaatcccaccctcagtgctcagactgtccgcaataggctgagagaggctggactgagggcttgtaggcctgttgtaaggcaggtcctcagcagacatcaccggcaacaatgttgcctatgggcacaaacccaccgtcgctggaccagacaggaatggcaaaaagtgctcttcactgatgagtcgcggttgTGTCTCACCTGGGGTgttggtcggattcgcgtttatcgtcgaaggaatgagcattacaccgaggttACACTGGAATGGGATCGATttgaaggtggagggtccgtcatggtctggggcagtgtgtcacagcatcatcggactgagcttgttgtcattgcaggcaatctcaaagctgtgcgctacagggaagacatccctgcctgcctgacgatgacacaacagtggtagtaggcctgatcaccgacaacgacgagacagcctatagggaggaggtcagagacctggatgTGTGGTGCtcggacaacaacctctccctcaacgtgatcaagacaaaggagatgattgtggactcctggaaaaggaggacagagcatgcccccattctcatcgacggggctgcagtggagcaggtcgagtgcttgaagttccttggtgtccacatcaccaacaaactgacatgggccaattacaccaagacagtcgtgaagagggcacgacaaaacctattccccctcatcctggctggttgcatcactgcctgttatggcaactgctcagcctccgaccgcaaggcactacagagggtagcacGAACAAaccggtacatcactggggccaagcttcctgccatcccggacctctaccaggcagtgtcagaggaaggcattaaacattgtcaaagactccggccaccctagtcatagactgttctctctgctaccgcacatgtttggagggaaaaggggaggcaaGCGGTCCCACCGGAAGCGcagcaagtctaggtccaagaggcttctaaacagcttctacccccaaatgccataagactcctgaacatctaatcaaatggctacccagactatttgcattgtcccccctgacccctctcccccacccaactctttacaccgctgctactctctgttgtaatctatgcatagtcacttttcaaataaataaactattattctgacatttcacattcttaaaataaagtggtgatcctaattgacctaaaacagggaatttctcttggattaaatgtcaggaattgtttaaaaaactgagtttaaatgtatttggctaaggtgtatgtaaacttccgacttgtaAGAAAACACTAGctgcatgtacatactacctcaactaaccggtgccactgcacattgactctgtatcggtatccccctgtttatagtctcgttattgttattttactgctgctctttaattacttgatacatttatctcttattcttatctgtatttttttgaaaccgcattgttggttaagggctcgtaagtaagcatttcactgtgaggtgtacacgtgttgtattcggcgcatttgactaatcaaatttgattggatttgaaaatGAGCTTAAAGGATGAAGGTCGTTTAAAAAAGGATTCCTCGTATTTTATCCCCTTTGTTTCTCTGTCCAAACAGCTAGATTTACGTGTTGAGTCTTTCTCTTTTGTTGAGGAGTGTGATTTTCTTTCTTTACTGTTGCAGCTGCATAGAGAATCAAAAAATAATTGCAGGTTGAGACAGAGATGTTCTGGTGGTGAGTCAATATAATTGCGAAACTTTTGGTTACTGGAAATTCACCAGGAGTGTGCTAATgtacaatgagtgtacaaaacacttaggacacctgctctttccatgacatagtctgactaggtgaatccaggtgaaagctatgatctcttattgatggcatttttaagccttgagcaGGGTATGGTAGGTgccaggtttgtgtcaagaactgcaacgctgctgggttttttcaagatttaagaatggtccaccacccaaatgacatccagccaccttgacacaactgtgagaagcattggagtcaatatgggccagcatccctgtggaatgcttttgacaccttgtagagtccaaggGGTGGGGGCGGGGGATGTGTTCttaatgtgttgtacactcagtgtatttacTTACATACAATACAGGCAGCCAGGCAGGAAGGCAGACAGGCATGCAggaaaacaggcagacagacagacatgcagaaagacatgcagacatgcagacatgcagacatgcagacatgcagacatgcagacatgcatgcagacagagacagacagacagacagacagacagacagacagacagacagacagacagacagacagacagacagacagacagacagacagacagacagacagacagacagacagacagacagacagacagacagacagacagacagacagacagacagacagacagacagacagacagacagacagacagacagacagactcatttCTCTGCATTGGGTGTACAGATATAAGACCGTTTTAAACTACCAGATGTTCTGTACCAGACATCCCCACATTCACCTCTTTACCTCATGGCTTTCGGGTCCCTGAGATCTTTAATGTCGTTTCCTCTTAACATTTATTATGGAAGATTCCATTCAATTTACAGGCCTAA includes these proteins:
- the LOC124015549 gene encoding keratin, type I cytoskeletal 18-A-like; the protein is MQGLNSRLKGFLEQVNKLQEANLFLEGQIADWGLRNAPHPQEWTQQESTVDDLRSQVGKLLMENAELVLQSDHMMSRASTIQARCEAEERRTKCLEQQVALLRENQMRVEQTNVQLEAELHHSMTEVQDMHQDYAAARALQQQRADSRDALLVTATAWEEDGTGMELSQLLDRIGTQCDRLSLTGLSRVPDDRHPGLAAGPNQAPCSAAGPSRFGARLRPRAHGGSLPQLNTEEAAWAQVNLGGTALREARAELAEARKQWHCLQVEIESLHALEKGLESSLHHTQRQYSSQLQGLSQVIQGLEGELEQVRGGLATQRERHGQLLNTKMRLEKEIATYRRLLEREEGRYPGGRNGQVMGLRRWRGPIREPGPIGEEPKENGVEENGLSDPAVTPEEPLSDPLPERPQQWSVTENGLRKSPALTLYRQQSLVILTEPERDNDLRISTVKTQEILQGNVVRESAEGTGTVETDRIDKVIKQWEGSFFKGNPKLRKKSVSLRFDLHMAAADEGCAQTKQDSLPDVEVRLVMKRSRSIPTIAANVEATV